CTATGGCCTGCTGGTAAATCCGGAACTGATGATTTACAAGCCGTGGCTGGATGAAGCCTTTGTGGAGCGCTTTGGCGGGCGGCGCGAGATGTCCGAATACCTTGTCCAAATAGGGAAGCCTTACCGGACATCCGTGGAAAAGGCCTACAGCACCGATTCCAATATGCTTGGAGCGACGCATGAAGCAAAGGATCTCGAACATCTCGATCGTAGCATGCACATTGTTGAACCGATCATGGGCGTCGCCTTCTGGAGAGACGAAGTTCACATAGATCGCGAGCGTGTTGCCATCGATTTTAAAGCAGGAAGGCCGGTGGGCATCAATGGTCGCGCCTTCTCTTCATTGGCTGAGTTGTTCCTGGAAGCAAATGCCATTGGCGGGCGGCATGGCCTGGGAATGAGCGACCAGATCGAAAACCGCGTAATCGAAGCGAAGAGCCGGGGAATTTACGAGGCGCCAGGAATGGCGCTATTGAGTCTTTGCTATGAGCGGCTGCTGAGCGCCATTCACAATGAAAATACGCTCGATACCTATGCTCAACTGGGCCGCAGACTGGCGCGCTGGCTCTACGAAGGTCGTTGGTATGACCCGGAGGCGATGGCGCTCAAGGAAGCCTTGATCCGCTGGGTAGCCGGCGCAGTCGACGGCCGCGTTACCGTGGAGTTGCGGCGAGGCGACGACTATACGCTGGTCTCAACTGAAGCGCCCGGCGCCGCATACAATCCTGAAAAGCTCAGTATGGAAAAGACCGATTCGGCTTTTTCGCCGCGCGATCGAATTGGAGCGCTCGAACTCCAGAATATCAGCGTTGCCGACAATCGCGCGCGATTACTCCACCACATGGGATTGCAGCAAATTCCAGGCGACAACCTGCTACGATTGCTGGAAGATTGATGGCATAGGCGTCGGCGCTTGCGTGCTTGCGCCTGGGAGTAGATAATGACCACTGCGGCGCAGCGTTTCTTTGGCAGTTTCCGCGCCGTATTTGGCGCGCCTGCTTACCTCACGCGGCACGGGCTGTGGAGCTATGCATTTACTCCGCTGGCGCTGAGCTTCGTAGTAGCGGCCGGGCTGGTAGCTGCGATTTACTATTTTGTATCCCACGCCCTTGGATTGGGCGCCGGGATGGCGACAGCCGAAATTCTGCAATACCTTGGCCGGACAGCGGAAAATACGCCCGCGTGGCTATCCGCGGTGGTGAGTGTAGTTTCACTGATTGCAGCACTGGTGCTAGCTTTCGTCTCCTATCGCGCCCTGATCAGCATTTTGGTTGCGCCCTTTCTTGGACCGCTGGTGGAAGCCATAGAACGAATCGAGCGCGGAGAATCGCGCCGGACGCGGATACGCGAGGACGCCTGGAATGTTGCGCTGGGCGCCTGGCTAGGCGCCAAATTGGCTATTGGCGGATTGATTGCTTTGTTGGTAAGCCTCCCGACTGGCCCCTTCCAACCTGCGATCAATATCATTGCCCAGAGCTACGTGAACGGTCGCAGCAATTTTGATTTGCCTTTTGAGCGAGAAGCGCCGCGCGCGCGGCAGCGCCGCGAGCTGGCTCGCAATAACTATCCGGAAATGTTTGGCAATGGATTGGCAGCTTTGCTGCTATTGCTGGTGCCCGCCATCGGCGCCCTGGTCTCGCCCTGCTTTGGCGCTACTGGCGCCGCGATCGTATTTTTTCGCAAGCCGTCGGCAAAATCCGCAGTTTAACACGCCGCGACTGCATTTTTCCTTTCTCTCACTCAGAAACTCTTGACCACTCACACTTTGCTAACCCGGCTGTAATGGCAACGCTCCTGGCGATTGCGCCGGGTTGGCGCCTCCGGTTCCACCTGGAACCAGGCTCTCGACATTACCTGGCAAACTTTGGAGGACACGATGAAGTCAAAACTGATGGGGGCTGCGCTTCTGGCGGCAATCTCGCTATTTGCGCTGGCTGGCTGCAAGACCGGGCATCTTTCAAGCTCAAACAGCTACGGTGGAATGGTTTCCGCGCCGTACGTAAGCTACGTTCAATATCTGGGATATATCAAACCCGGAACGCGCCCGGATGGTCAATACAATGGCAAAAACGCCTACTACCTGTATTTCTGGGTTCCGGCGGCAATTGATGAGGTCGGCATCAGCATGTACTCGCCGTCTGACGCAACGAACGCGGACTTTGTCAGCCAGTCTTTCAAAGACAACTTTGCGGGCGATCCGCAGTCCTTCTTCGACACTTATCTCGTGCTGGAGCGCATGGACATCATCGATCCTGCAAGGATTCGCAATGGCGGACGCGCTCTGCAAACGTTGGCAACCAATGATGACAGTAGCGAAGTTCCGGCAAATCCCAGCGGCTCGGCCTACAATTCGCTGCTCCGTGCGCAGACCGACTTGAATGATCCGCTGAAGGCTCTGGTTCGCGGAGTTTACCGCATCACCCTGACTTCATTCAGAGGCGATGTAAAGGGCTCCTTCGTCGCCACCATTGGAACGAATATCCCAGGCGTCAAAGTCGCAGCATCGCTTGAAGAGCTTCATAAGCTGGTCAACGAAGCTCAATAATTACTGACAGAGTTGTCACTTGTTCGGGCCGGCGCCTCGAGGGGGGCCGGCTTTTCTATTTCCGATGCCCGCGTCGCAATTGCAGCAGCGGAGACTCCAGAACGATAAACGATACCAGGCCGGCCAAAATCGCCATCCCAACAAATACAAAAAAGCCGACAACCAGCTGCCATTGAG
This DNA window, taken from Leptospirales bacterium, encodes the following:
- a CDS encoding Lipl32 family lipoprotein, translating into MKSKLMGAALLAAISLFALAGCKTGHLSSSNSYGGMVSAPYVSYVQYLGYIKPGTRPDGQYNGKNAYYLYFWVPAAIDEVGISMYSPSDATNADFVSQSFKDNFAGDPQSFFDTYLVLERMDIIDPARIRNGGRALQTLATNDDSSEVPANPSGSAYNSLLRAQTDLNDPLKALVRGVYRITLTSFRGDVKGSFVATIGTNIPGVKVAASLEELHKLVNEAQ
- the argG gene encoding argininosuccinate synthase; translation: MARIYSKLPPAGARIGIAFSGGLDTRTAVAWMKEQGLLVHAYTADLAQPDEENVGSIPGIATHYGADGARIIDCRESLAREGLRAIQCGAFHITTGGKRYFNTTPLGRAVTSTAIIRAMQEDNVHIFSDGSTHKGNDIQRFYRYGLLVNPELMIYKPWLDEAFVERFGGRREMSEYLVQIGKPYRTSVEKAYSTDSNMLGATHEAKDLEHLDRSMHIVEPIMGVAFWRDEVHIDRERVAIDFKAGRPVGINGRAFSSLAELFLEANAIGGRHGLGMSDQIENRVIEAKSRGIYEAPGMALLSLCYERLLSAIHNENTLDTYAQLGRRLARWLYEGRWYDPEAMALKEALIRWVAGAVDGRVTVELRRGDDYTLVSTEAPGAAYNPEKLSMEKTDSAFSPRDRIGALELQNISVADNRARLLHHMGLQQIPGDNLLRLLED
- a CDS encoding EI24 domain-containing protein; amino-acid sequence: MTTAAQRFFGSFRAVFGAPAYLTRHGLWSYAFTPLALSFVVAAGLVAAIYYFVSHALGLGAGMATAEILQYLGRTAENTPAWLSAVVSVVSLIAALVLAFVSYRALISILVAPFLGPLVEAIERIERGESRRTRIREDAWNVALGAWLGAKLAIGGLIALLVSLPTGPFQPAINIIAQSYVNGRSNFDLPFEREAPRARQRRELARNNYPEMFGNGLAALLLLLVPAIGALVSPCFGATGAAIVFFRKPSAKSAV